A DNA window from Sporomusaceae bacterium FL31 contains the following coding sequences:
- a CDS encoding nuclease — protein MDRKKELKLAYKETPPPMGVYQIKNTVNGKILVGSGMNLPGKHNSCLFQLKINRHPNTELQADWNTAGPTAFTFEILETLKYQELPESQWRKAIAELEDKWLAKLSPYGDKGYNKLKLKN, from the coding sequence ATGGACAGAAAAAAAGAACTTAAATTAGCATATAAAGAAACACCACCACCGATGGGCGTTTATCAAATAAAAAATACCGTTAACGGAAAAATATTGGTGGGCAGCGGCATGAATTTGCCTGGAAAACACAATAGCTGCCTGTTTCAACTTAAAATTAACCGGCATCCAAATACCGAACTCCAGGCAGACTGGAACACAGCCGGCCCCACGGCCTTTACTTTTGAGATTCTTGAGACATTAAAATATCAGGAATTGCCTGAGAGCCAATGGCGAAAAGCCATTGCAGAACTGGAAGACAAATGGCTCGCCAAATTATCGCCCTATGGAGACAAGGGTTATAACAAACTTAAGCTAAAAAACTAA